The region CGCCATTCGTCGCACAGAACCCTCCGCCCGGCCGTTGTTCATCAAGCGTTAGCGACGATCTGAGACCCTTGTTCCTTCACGGAAGAACGGGTCATGGCCTCCTTCGCTGACCAGTACGCAGAGTTGCTGCGTGTCATGGCGGTCCGCCGGGCGGGCGCGCTCGTGCGGCTCGTCATCACGGTCGGCGTTTGCGTCCTCGTCTATTCCGTCACCGGCGGCGCATGGGCCTGGATCTGGCTCTGGGGCCTGGCCTTCGGCGTCATCGACGCGGTGGTGTTGCTGTCTCGCGACGCCAAGTGGCTGGAGCCCTGGCGGACTCCCAATCGGGCGCGCATGGCGGCGTTAGTCGTCGTTACCGCATTGCCCTCTACCATCTGGGCGTCCGCGGCTATCCCGATGTGGCTAGCCCCGGGGGGCGGGCTCTATGGACCCGTGGCCGCGCTATTGATCCTTGGCGGCGGCTTGCTCCACGTCATCGCCCTGTCCACCCATTCCCGGATCGCGTTCATCTGTACAACCACGCCGCTGGTCGCCATAGGCGCGGGTGTGGTCCTCGCCGATCGCGCGGCTGACCCTGGCATGAAGGCCGTGCTGCTGATCGGCGGCGCCATGGTGGCGGTCAACGCCCTCACCTCCTGGCGCTCCGCGGCTCAATCCCTGCTCAACGAGAAGGCGCTGGTCGCCGAGCACGACCGTCGCCGGGCCGAGGCAGAAGCGACGGCCGCCGCTAAATCCGCCTTCGTGGCGGTGGTCTGCCACGAGCTGCGCACCCCAATCAGCGCCATCCTGTCGGGCGCGACCCTGCTGGAACGCAACGCCACAGACCCGGCGACGCGCACCCAGACCCAGGTGATCGGCGACGCCGGCGCCATGATGCGCAACCTGCTCAACGATTTGCTTGACTTGTCGCGCATCGAGGCCGGCCGCCTGTCGGTGGAGACGGTGGCGTTCGATATCCGCCAGACGCTGTCGGACGTGATGCGGCTGTGGCGTCCCGAGGCGGCCAAGAAGCAGCTACGCCTGCGGGTTGAAGGCTCCGCCAGCCTGCCGCGCTGGGTTCAGGGCGATCCGACTCGGCTGCGCCAAATCCTCAATAATCTGCTGTCCAACGCCATCAAGTTCACGCCCGCCGGATCGGTGACGCTCAAGGTCAGGGCGGTCGAAGACGACGATGGCAAGGTGGCGCTGGAGCTCAGCGTTGTCGACACCGGTCCAGGCTTTGACGCGGAGGCGGCGCAGCGTCTGTTCACCGCTTTCAACCAGCTCAACGCTGGCGTGGCGTCCAAGTACGGCGGTTCCGGCCTGGGCCTGGCGATCAGCCGCGAACTGGCCCGCCTGATGGGCGGCGAGTTGACGGTCGATAGCCGCGCCGGCGAAGGGGCCGCCTTCACCCTGGCGCTGAATATGGAGATTTCGGACTCGCCGCCGCCGGCCAACGAGCCAACCCTGGCTGGGGTGCGGGTATTGGCGGTGGATGACCATGTGCTCAACCGGCGGGCGCTCGAGGTGATCCTGGAGCCCTTCGGAGTCTTGCCTGTCACCGCGGATTCCGGAGAGGCCGCGCTCGATATCCTGTCCAAGCAGCCCTTTGATGTAATTCTGATGGACCTCTACATGCCGGGAATGGACGGCCGTGACGCCGTGCGCCGCCTGCGCCGTGAAACTGGCCCCAATCAGAAGACCCCGGTGATCGCGGTGACCGCCTCGGCCACCGCCAAGGACTGGGACGACTGTCGCGAGGCGGGCATGGAGGCGCATGTGGCCAAGCCCGTGATCCCGGCCGAACTGCATGCGGCCCTTCGCCAAGTGCTTACCTCGCGCGCCATCGCCGCCGAGGCGGCGTAGGAGCAAAGCTGGCGCCGTCCTCGGGGGCCTAGCACTACCTGGATATCAGTCGATCCTCACAGCCTTGCAGAACAATGTTCGGCATGTGGCTCGGCCTGCAATATTCGCGTGTCGGACAGCTGCGTAATCCTGGTTGTATTGAGGCAAAAATCCGCGCGATAGTAGCTTCGATACGGATCATTATTTTATGCGCGATCTTCCGGACACTTACGCGCGCCTTCTGGAGGCGGCGGACGCCCGCCGCCGGCACATGCCGCTGCGGGTGGTTACGGCTATCCCGATCGCGCTCGTCGCTTATCTGATCACGGATGTGGCCGCGATCTGGGGCTGGATGGGCGTCTATGTCGCCGCCCAGCTCTTCGAGGTCTGGGTCCTGCGGCCCTCACGGCGGGATCGATGGCGTGCGCCGTCCCTGGGCCGAATGATCTTCATTCTCGCCCTTTTCGTGATCCCCGCCATGATCATGTCTATCGTCGCCGCCGGGCTCTGGCTGGTGGGCGGGCGCTATGCCCCGGCTCTGGCGGTGTTCCTGATCTCGGGGTCGGTGATCAATCTGATCGTTATCAGCGCCGCATCGCGGATCGCCTTCCTGACCTCCTCGGCGCCTTATCTGCTCACCGCCGCGGCGGTGGTCGTGCTCGATCCCAACCTGCCGCCGCTCTATCGACCGCTGATGATCCTGGCGGCGATCATCATGCTCAGCAGCTCCCTGGTCACCTGGCGCATGTTCGAGCGGGCGCTGAAGGGTCAGCAGGCCGCTGTCCTCGCTCTCGACAAGAAGCGGTTGGAGGCCGAGGCGGCCCTCAAGGCCAAGTCCGGCTATATTTCCACGGTCAGCCAGGAGCTGAAGGCGCCGATCAACGCCATCCTGTCATCGGCCGCCCAACTTCAGGGGCCAACCCCGCCCTCCTCCACCATTCGCGGTCAAGCCCAGCGCATCGCCCGCTCCGGCGCGACCATGCGTGGCTTGCTCAATGACCTGGCCGATTTCGCGCGCCTGGAAACGGGCGGCATGCTGATCGAGCACATTCCGTTCGACTTGCGGCGCAAGGGTCACGACGTCCTGCGCGCTTGGCGACCCACGGCCAAGCGGATGGGCCTGCGGCTGCGCGTCGAGGGCGGCGTCTCCCTGCCGCGTTGGGTGAACGGCGATCCCATGAGGATCAGCCAGGCGCTCAACGCCCTGCTGGCCAACGCCATTCGAAATACCCGGAGAGGCGGCGTCACGATCCGGCTCGCCTCCGACAGAAGTGCGAACGACGGTCGCATCGGGATCAGCGTCGTTGTCGCTGACACCGGTCCCGGGCTGTCGCCCGAGGCTCTGGAGCAGACGTTCTCGCCGTTCGAGCAGGTCGGCGCCCATATCGACGGAGGCAGCGCTCTGGGCTTGGCGATCAGCCGCGAGTTGGCCCGTTTGATGGGCGGCGACCTCACCGTCGAGAGTCGCGAGGGCGAGGGCAGCGTCTTCACCCTGCGATTCCGCGTCTACGCCATCGATGCGCCGGAAGCCCAGGACGTGATGTCGGCGGTGATCGGGTCGCGGGTTCTGATGGTCGGATCGGACGGTCTGCAAGGCCGGGTCGTCGAGCTTCTGGCTCCGCTCGGCCTGCGCCCTGCCATCGCGCCGACCAGCGAGGCGGCTCTGGCCATACTGGCGCGTCAGCCTTTCGACATTGTCCTGATGGACGCCGACCTACCCGGCGCCGGAGGGTTCGAGACGACCCGTCAGCTGCGTACCGGCGGTGGGCCCAATCGGGCGATTCCGGTGGTAGGTCTGGTGCCGCACGCGGCGCCGCGTGATTGGGACGGCTGTCGTAAGGCCGGCATGAACAGCTGGGTGTCGGCGGCTTTGGAGGGGTGCGAACTTTACGCCGCCATGGCGGAGGCCCTTGTGGCGCATCGTCGGGCGCTGGACAGCGTTCCGGCCTAGCCGGCCAGCAAGGATTCCAGGCGACGCTTCAAGGCCGCCTCGTCCTTCATTTCGCATTCCCAGACGGTCTCGACCCGCCAGTTCATGGCTTGAAGAGCGTTGAGGGACGCGGTGTCCCGAGCGCGGTTGCGGCCGATCTTGGCCTGCCAATATTCGGCGTTGGCCTTGGGCTCGCGCGCGCCACGCCGGCAGTCGTGGCCATGCCAGAAGCATCCGTGGACAAAGATCGCCAGCTTGCGCCCAGGCAGCACCACGTCGGGCGATCCAGGCAGGTCCTTGCGGTGCAGGCGATAGCGCGCGCCCAGCTGCGTCAGCAGCCGGCGCACGCGCATTTCGGGCTTGGTGTCCTTGCCCTTGACCGTCGCCATGACCGCCGAACGCTTCTGCGCGTCGAACACGTCGGTCATGGAATGGATCTCAGAGCCCCTCGAACAGGGGC is a window of Caulobacter sp. NIBR2454 DNA encoding:
- a CDS encoding ATP-binding response regulator; translated protein: MASFADQYAELLRVMAVRRAGALVRLVITVGVCVLVYSVTGGAWAWIWLWGLAFGVIDAVVLLSRDAKWLEPWRTPNRARMAALVVVTALPSTIWASAAIPMWLAPGGGLYGPVAALLILGGGLLHVIALSTHSRIAFICTTTPLVAIGAGVVLADRAADPGMKAVLLIGGAMVAVNALTSWRSAAQSLLNEKALVAEHDRRRAEAEATAAAKSAFVAVVCHELRTPISAILSGATLLERNATDPATRTQTQVIGDAGAMMRNLLNDLLDLSRIEAGRLSVETVAFDIRQTLSDVMRLWRPEAAKKQLRLRVEGSASLPRWVQGDPTRLRQILNNLLSNAIKFTPAGSVTLKVRAVEDDDGKVALELSVVDTGPGFDAEAAQRLFTAFNQLNAGVASKYGGSGLGLAISRELARLMGGELTVDSRAGEGAAFTLALNMEISDSPPPANEPTLAGVRVLAVDDHVLNRRALEVILEPFGVLPVTADSGEAALDILSKQPFDVILMDLYMPGMDGRDAVRRLRRETGPNQKTPVIAVTASATAKDWDDCREAGMEAHVAKPVIPAELHAALRQVLTSRAIAAEAA
- a CDS encoding hybrid sensor histidine kinase/response regulator; amino-acid sequence: MRDLPDTYARLLEAADARRRHMPLRVVTAIPIALVAYLITDVAAIWGWMGVYVAAQLFEVWVLRPSRRDRWRAPSLGRMIFILALFVIPAMIMSIVAAGLWLVGGRYAPALAVFLISGSVINLIVISAASRIAFLTSSAPYLLTAAAVVVLDPNLPPLYRPLMILAAIIMLSSSLVTWRMFERALKGQQAAVLALDKKRLEAEAALKAKSGYISTVSQELKAPINAILSSAAQLQGPTPPSSTIRGQAQRIARSGATMRGLLNDLADFARLETGGMLIEHIPFDLRRKGHDVLRAWRPTAKRMGLRLRVEGGVSLPRWVNGDPMRISQALNALLANAIRNTRRGGVTIRLASDRSANDGRIGISVVVADTGPGLSPEALEQTFSPFEQVGAHIDGGSALGLAISRELARLMGGDLTVESREGEGSVFTLRFRVYAIDAPEAQDVMSAVIGSRVLMVGSDGLQGRVVELLAPLGLRPAIAPTSEAALAILARQPFDIVLMDADLPGAGGFETTRQLRTGGGPNRAIPVVGLVPHAAPRDWDGCRKAGMNSWVSAALEGCELYAAMAEALVAHRRALDSVPA
- a CDS encoding very short patch repair endonuclease produces the protein MTDVFDAQKRSAVMATVKGKDTKPEMRVRRLLTQLGARYRLHRKDLPGSPDVVLPGRKLAIFVHGCFWHGHDCRRGAREPKANAEYWQAKIGRNRARDTASLNALQAMNWRVETVWECEMKDEAALKRRLESLLAG